CGGTCTTCCAATGAATGAAAGCCAATCGCAACCATGCGACCAGCGGGTGCAAGCGAATCAAAGGCATCGAAAACGAACTTGTCCAGTCCTTCCAGCTCGCCATTGACCGCGATCCTGAGCGCCTGAAATGTTTTTGTTGCCGGATGAATCTTGTCGCCCGGTCTTCTTTTTTTGACACTTTCTATGATTGCTGTCAGTTGTGCGGTTGTTTGAATGGGAGACTTTTTCCTTTCTTCAAGGATTCTGGTTGTGATGGCCCGCGCAGAGGGTTCCTCTCCGTATTCTCTGATCAATTTCAGGAGCTGCTCGCCAGAGAAATGATTGAGGATCCATTCAGCTGTGAGCGTCTGTCTGCGATCCATTCGCATGTCGAGTGGACCTTCTTTTTGGAAACTGAAGCCGCGTTCAGCGGAAGTGAACTGCAACATGGAAGGCCCGAGGTCCACAAGGATTCCGTTTGGTTCAGGCGACTGAGTCCGATCTAAAATACCCCTCAACATCCGATAATCCTCATGAACCACGGTTAGGCGGTTCTCGTAAGAAATCAGGCGATTTTCTGTAAATCGCACTGCCTCTTCATCTCGATCTAACGCCAGCAGTCTTCCATCGGGCGCCGAAACCTCAAGAATTCTTTCGGCATGCCCACCCATCCCCAGTGTGCAGTCTACGTAAAATCCACCCGGCCGGCAGCTGAGAAAGTCAATGCTTTCCGTTATCAATACCGGCGTATGCATTCGTCTGCACGTTTGTGGCGCCGTCTCCACAGCGACACAAAGTCACAGACGAACTTGCGCGGAACCTGAAAAGGTTCCGCGCAGTTCAGGGGTCTCGGATGTCTCCGAATAAGTGCTTAAACCGCCAAGACGCCAAGGCGCCAAGAAAAAATTCTTCTTTTCTCTTCCTTGGCGAACCTGGCGCCTTGGCGGTTCATATTCCAAGCTCCGATAACTGTAAAAGATCTTGTTCGGTAAGTGCCTCTTCGGCGATGCGTTTTGCAAATCGATCTTCGTTCCAAATATCCAGATGATCGATTTTGCCAAGCACACGCAACTCGCCGCGTATGGCCGCGGAGTCCCTCAGTGTAGCCGGAACCAGAATTCTTCCCTGTTTGTCCATGGTCACTTCGCTTCCGAAATAATTCACGCGATCCAGGTACTTGCGTCGGGAAGGATTGAGGGAGGCGGTTTTTATCAGGCGCTCTTCACGAGCTTCCCAAACCGTAAGTGGGACCGCAAAAACATTCTCTCCAGTGAGGCTGGTGATAAAGAAGTTATACCCGTAGCTTTTCACCAGTATGTCTTTAAACATGGTAGGGATTTTCAATCGACCCTGTTCGTCGACCGTGGCAAGAGTACTGCCGCGTAAATTTGGTTTCCTTTGCGCAGCCATGTTTGTCCCTAAACTAACCGAGGAACTCCTATTGCGTCCATTTTAGGCCTTTTTTTACCTGCGGCCAGTATGCGCCTGTTTGGTAAGGTTGTCAAGCAGATTTGTAGTTAAACCGCCAAAACGCCAAGGCGCCAGGGAATCAAGCAGAAGAAATGCTTTTAATAATCAACAAGAAATGTCCGGCAGTTATCTGTTTCATTCGTTTCGTCAATCAGATCCTGTGGATCAATGCAAACTGTAAAGCTGGCTCTGCTGGTTTTAGTCGTATCATTATCATGCCCAGAGATCGAAAAAATTTTTCTGATGCTGGTTTGCCCTGCATTCAGTGCATTGATGCTGCAGGGATTGCGACCGCATCCTTCGCCTGAATTCGGTGTTTGACACCCATCACTTTCGAACACTCGGGGCGCTCCGCAGCTGGCAGTCTTGTCTTGAAAGGGGGATGGTACTGACCTCAGTTCCACTGATGACGACGGGGCATTTCCCGATCCGC
The sequence above is drawn from the bacterium genome and encodes:
- the rsmH gene encoding 16S rRNA (cytosine(1402)-N(4))-methyltransferase RsmH; the protein is MHTPVLITESIDFLSCRPGGFYVDCTLGMGGHAERILEVSAPDGRLLALDRDEEAVRFTENRLISYENRLTVVHEDYRMLRGILDRTQSPEPNGILVDLGPSMLQFTSAERGFSFQKEGPLDMRMDRRQTLTAEWILNHFSGEQLLKLIREYGEEPSARAITTRILEERKKSPIQTTAQLTAIIESVKKRRPGDKIHPATKTFQALRIAVNGELEGLDKFVFDAFDSLAPAGRMVAIGFHSLEDRIIKHSFQFLSAACRCPKRILQCICGGKPLSKLLTKKPVTASAKEVEANPASRSAKLRAIEKIAGTAPRDLWPEWLQEK
- a CDS encoding division/cell wall cluster transcriptional repressor MraZ; protein product: MAAQRKPNLRGSTLATVDEQGRLKIPTMFKDILVKSYGYNFFITSLTGENVFAVPLTVWEAREERLIKTASLNPSRRKYLDRVNYFGSEVTMDKQGRILVPATLRDSAAIRGELRVLGKIDHLDIWNEDRFAKRIAEEALTEQDLLQLSELGI